In Alphaproteobacteria bacterium LSUCC0719, the genomic window AAATTGGCAAGATAGTCAGGCCGCTTGTTCCGGAAGTCGATATAGTAGGAATGTTCCCATACATCACAGCCAAGAAGTGCCGTCTGGCCGAAGCAGAGCGGGTTCACGCCATTCTCGGTCTTGGTGACCTTGAGTTCGCCGCCAGCCGTCTTCACCAGCCAGCACCAGCCGGAGCCAAACTGCCCCGCGCCAGCCGCCTTGAATTCGTCCTTGAACGCATCGACGCTACCAAAGCTTTCGGTCAGCGCTGATTCCAGCTCGCCGGGCATGCCGGTGTCACCAGGGCCCATCATTTCCCAGAACTGGTTGTGGTTCCAATGCTGCGAGGCATTGTTGAAGATGCCGTTCTGCGCCACCGCACCCGAATCATAGGTGCCGGTAATGATGTCTTCCAGAGACTTGCCTTCCCATTCGGTGCCGGCAATCAGCTTGTTGCCGTTCACGACATAGGCATTGTGATGCAGGTCGTGGTGATATTCGAGCGTCTCCGCGCTCATGCCCAGATTTGCCAGCGCATCATGTGCGTAGGGCAGGTCCGGTAGAGTGAATGCCATGTCAGCCTCCGTAGATTTCCGTTGATTGCTATCTTGGTGCATAAGCCAC contains:
- a CDS encoding superoxide dismutase, which gives rise to MAFTLPDLPYAHDALANLGMSAETLEYHHDLHHNAYVVNGNKLIAGTEWEGKSLEDIITGTYDSGAVAQNGIFNNASQHWNHNQFWEMMGPGDTGMPGELESALTESFGSVDAFKDEFKAAGAGQFGSGWCWLVKTAGGELKVTKTENGVNPLCFGQTALLGCDVWEHSYYIDFRNKRPDYLANFLDRLVNWENVASRL